From Epinephelus lanceolatus isolate andai-2023 chromosome 2, ASM4190304v1, whole genome shotgun sequence, one genomic window encodes:
- the LOC144466858 gene encoding uncharacterized protein LOC144466858 has translation MKAKALSVRECTWMSEECHLEDELHGDTQRDSLCLPNIFRSKKVKPLARIQTGPTYQVYHTARELLLEVLDRGAVRELIRRAASVKSGANRPSYSHSREQSADLSEEEYAEALTWISIVLQSGLSVGEDCKFGSELTLKLDGWQGILKRNSFQTNLLSLTRLEDGDKLDVLSAFCSHLTRRYQALYTPGHNLAVKKYRLSYQQTPCSLHLALLCDMNSGFICNMYLYCPEQLQKQSRKPVVEQVVGHLLRPFCSYRHTVQLDSSAQMEGRLTDIFSSLGVDINFVPTAKRSVLDPPSSSSPPVRPHQVKRTSDNSPSHLVAHLQGWTGPALFPLSDLKGSVVDVFLPGLWVTLHIICINTFRLHTLQSQGSGKQVDLTEFTRTLASKLAVDSSITVPVLPQLNSSSYQETSLTNLSKQSCGQVMENEKRGYSSAVRLQGWNRPGVCGLDNSGNSCYLNAVLQCLCSTVPLVEHLLNQDTRKELGRSKCRVAEMFVRLLDEMWQGKSSSCSPVEARSVLCSILPQFNNYSQQDAQELLLFLLNALHDDLRKAAKRQMRSSIRPPRQDHNRNCATAAGESTTIVTQLFEGRLGYMTLCMHCNHQTHSTQTFTVLSLPIPTDIIKCSIQDCLSLFFEQTILTGGEQMLCSVCGLRRETAVLTNLEKPPEILMLHLKRFGCKGKNQVKLRTNVVFSMRLDLTPFLSSSIQNNSYSSYRLYAVVNHTGHLNMGHYTALCHNALTRTWHCFDDSAVREVRDNFVQSPNAYVLLYSRKPFQKPKINGL, from the exons ATGAAGGCCAAAGCTCTGTCGGTCAGAGAGTGCACCTGGATGTCAGAGGAGTGCCATCTAGAGGATGAGCTGCATGGAGACACCCAGAGGGACAGCCTGTGTTTACCAAACATCTTCAGGTCTAAAAAGGTGAAGCCACTCGCCAGGATTCAGACTGGACCCACTTACCAGGTGTACCATACAGCCAGAGAACTGCTTCTGGAAGTGTTGGACAGGGGAGCTGTCCGGGAGCTGATCAGGAGAGCTGCTAGTGTGAAGTCAGGAGCTAACCGTCCGTCATACAGccacagcagagagcagagtgcAGATCTCTCTGAGGAGGAGTATGCCGAGGCATTAACGTGGATCTCTATAGTCCTACAGAGCGGCCTGTCTGTAGGTGAGGACTGCAAGTTTGGTTCTGAGCTGACCCTGAAACTGGATGGGTGGCAGGGCATCCTGAAGAGAAACAGCTTCCAGACCAACCTCCTGTCTCTGACCAGACTGGAGGATGGAGACAAGTTGGACGTCCTGTCTGCTTTCTGTAGCCACTTAACCAGGCGCTACCAGGCTTTATACACACCTGGTCACAACCTGGCTGTGAAGAAATACAGACTTTCCTACCAGCAGACGCCTTGTTCGCTCCATCTTGCCCTCCTCTGTGACATGAACTCCGGGTTTATCTGTAACATGTATCTGTACTGTCCAGAGCAACTCCAGAAGCAGAGTAGGAAACCTGTGGTTGAGCAGGTGGTGGGACACCTGCTGAGACCTTTCTGCAGCTACAGACACACAGTTCAGCTGGACAGCTCTGcacagatggagggcaggctCACGGACATCTTCTCCAGCTTAGGGGTCGATATTAATTTTGTTCCAACTGCTAAAAGGTCAGTCCTGGACCCACCATCATCTTCGTCTCCACCAGTCAGGCCACATCAGGTCAAACGAACTTCTGACAACTCACCGTCTCATCTCGTAGCCCATCTGCAGGGCTGGACCGGACctgctctgtttcctctgtcagacCTGAAAGGATCAGTGGTAGATGTGTTTCTCCCAGGCCTCTGGGTGACGCTACACATCATCTGCATCAACACGTTCAGGCTCCACACCCTGCAGAGTCAGGGCTCAGGCAAACAGGTCGACCTGACGGAGTTCACCAGGACTCTGGCCTCTAAGTTGGCCGTGGACAGCAGCATCACTGTGCCTGTTCTGCCACAACTGAACAGCAGCTCGTACCAAGAGACAAGTTTAACAAATCTTTCTAAGCAGAG CTGTGGTCAGGTGATGGAAAATGAGAAACGAGGCTACAGCTCTGCAGTGAGGCTGCAGGGGTGGAACAGACCAGGAGTGTGTGGTTTGGACAACTCTGGCAACTCCTGCTACTTAAATGCTGTGCTACAGTGTCTGTGTTCCACTGTGCCCCTCGTGGAGCACCTCCTCAATCAAGACACTCGCAAAGAGCTGGGAAG GTCTAAGTGCCGGGTTGCCGAGATGTTTGTCCGCCTGCTGGACGAGATGTGGCAGGGAAAGAGCTCCAGCTGTTCccctgtggaggccaggtctgTGCTGTGCTCCATCCTCCCACAGTTCAACAACTACTCACAGCAAGACGCCCAGGAATTGCTGCTCTTTCTCCTCAATGCGCTCCATGACGACCTTAGAAAG GCTGCAAAGCGCCAGATGCGCTCCTCAATACGACCGCCAAGACAAGACCACAACAGGAACTGTGCCACTGCAGCGGGGGAGTCCACCACCATTGTCACACAGCTGTTTGAGGGCCGGCTGGGCTACATGACTCTCTGCATGCACTGCAACCACcagacacacagcacacagaccTTCACTGTACTGTCACTACCGATTCCAACTGACATCATCAAGTGCTCCATTCAG GATTGCTTGTCACTGTTCTTTGAGCAGACTATCCTGACCGGGGGAGAGCAGATGCTGTGCTCAGTGTGTGGGCTGAGGAGAGAAACAGCAGTCCTCACTAATTTGGAAAAACCTCCCGAAATCCTCATGTTGCACCTGAAACG GTTTGGTTGTAAGGGGAAGAACCAGGTGAAACTAAGGACTAATGTCGTGTTCTCCATGAGGCTCGATCTTACCCCGTTTCTGTCCAGCTCAATACAGAACAACTCATACTCTTCATACCGCCTGTATGCTGTTGTG AACCACACAGGTCATCTAAATATGGGTCACTACACAGCTCTGTGCCACAACGCCCTGACTCGAACCTGGCACTGTTTTGACGACTCAGCAGTCAGAGAGGTACGGGATAACTTTGTGCAGTCTCCAAATGCCTATGTGCTGCTTTATAGTCGCAAACCTTTTCAAAAGCCAAAGATCAACGGACTCTGA